A single region of the Leisingera thetidis genome encodes:
- a CDS encoding ABC transporter permease — protein MALVVFLAIFAPVIAPFAEREIAGQQYEPWAAPYYLGTDALGRDVLSRLIYGARNTVGIAMVTTMLSFGFGTFVGLLAATLGGKVDLLASRVVDILMAIPPLIFALLALSITGTSIVALILVIGLLDSTRLFRLSRALAQNILVMDYIEVARLRGESLWWLIRHEVLPNAAPPLVAEFGLRFCFVFLFITALSFLGLGIQPPTADWGAMVRESANLIAYADFSTFDGATFGLAPLLPAGAIALLTIGVNLIVDWFLHNSSGLKE, from the coding sequence GTGGCTCTTGTTGTCTTTCTAGCCATCTTCGCCCCGGTCATCGCGCCTTTTGCAGAGCGCGAGATCGCGGGGCAGCAGTACGAACCCTGGGCTGCCCCCTACTATTTAGGCACCGATGCCCTCGGCCGGGATGTCCTGTCGCGCCTGATCTACGGTGCCCGAAATACAGTCGGGATCGCGATGGTCACGACAATGCTGTCCTTTGGGTTTGGCACTTTCGTGGGATTGCTCGCCGCTACTCTCGGAGGAAAAGTGGACCTGTTGGCCAGCCGGGTTGTTGATATTCTGATGGCGATTCCGCCGTTGATCTTCGCCCTCCTGGCGCTGTCGATCACCGGCACCTCAATCGTCGCTTTGATCCTTGTGATCGGCCTGCTCGACAGTACGCGCTTGTTCCGTCTTTCCCGGGCACTGGCCCAAAATATCCTTGTGATGGACTACATTGAGGTCGCGCGCCTGCGCGGGGAAAGCCTTTGGTGGCTGATCCGGCATGAGGTGCTGCCGAATGCCGCGCCTCCGCTGGTTGCGGAATTCGGGTTGCGGTTTTGTTTCGTCTTCCTGTTCATCACGGCGCTGTCTTTTCTGGGGCTAGGCATTCAGCCGCCGACGGCGGATTGGGGCGCGATGGTGCGCGAAAGCGCAAATTTGATTGCCTATGCCGATTTCAGCACATTTGACGGTGCCACATTCGGGCTGGCGCCGTTGCTGCCCGCTGGTGCCATCGCTTTGCTGACCATCGGGGTCAACTTAATCGTGGACTGGTTTCTCCACAATTCCAGCGGACTGAAGGAGTAA
- a CDS encoding acyl-CoA dehydrogenase family protein, with protein MKSPRFEVSLRSIAAYTKLFASEPARDIADTALQIHGGCKDTRVFPLESYLSNVRIFRVRAGNSEIRRAVIARGLMA; from the coding sequence CTGAAAAGTCCGAGATTTGAAGTTAGTCTGCGGAGCATTGCTGCGTACACCAAGCTGTTTGCATCGGAACCGGCCAGGGACATCGCTGACACGGCGCTGCAGATCCACGGCGGGTGCAAAGATACGCGGGTCTTCCCGCTGGAGAGCTATCTGAGCAATGTGCGGATATTCCGGGTCCGGGCAGGCAATTCGGAAATCCGGCGCGCGGTTATTGCGCGTGGACTGATGGCCTGA
- a CDS encoding aromatic ring-hydroxylating dioxygenase subunit alpha, giving the protein MFLKNAWYVAAWSSEITTDLKQVIVLGEKICMYRDQAGKIVALEDACPHRKLPLSMGRIAGGNVECGYHGLTFDCSGACVAAPGKGRIPSNAVVHSYPVEESYELIWIWMGDPELADTSEIFKIENYDNADWGINRGAAMEIKCNYKLMTDNLLDPTHVAWVHQTSFAQDAARDTPLTLSKNDDGVVVHRWMMDVEPAPFYKHIVQFEGNADRLQKYEVRYPCHALIRSIFTPAGTGGSEDALHKDAFVMDSYNFMTPTTEDETRYYWFQLRNIRADDDELSARMSDAVKGVFEEDIVILEAVQTGLSEERNPHIDLSIDGGPLRFRRELEALIVAEQQSGAAAEA; this is encoded by the coding sequence ATGTTCCTCAAAAACGCCTGGTATGTCGCAGCTTGGAGTTCAGAGATCACAACAGATCTCAAGCAAGTCATTGTTTTAGGCGAAAAAATTTGCATGTACCGTGATCAGGCTGGAAAGATCGTCGCTCTGGAGGATGCCTGCCCCCACCGTAAACTGCCTCTTTCCATGGGCCGGATTGCCGGCGGCAACGTGGAATGCGGCTATCACGGGCTGACCTTCGACTGTTCGGGGGCGTGCGTCGCCGCGCCGGGCAAGGGACGGATTCCATCCAATGCCGTCGTGCATTCTTACCCGGTGGAAGAAAGTTACGAACTGATCTGGATATGGATGGGAGATCCGGAGCTGGCCGACACGTCGGAAATTTTCAAAATTGAGAATTACGACAACGCTGATTGGGGGATCAATCGCGGCGCCGCAATGGAAATAAAATGCAACTACAAACTGATGACCGACAACCTGCTGGATCCTACGCATGTTGCCTGGGTACACCAAACCTCCTTTGCACAGGACGCGGCCCGGGACACTCCGCTTACGCTGAGCAAGAATGACGACGGAGTCGTTGTGCATCGTTGGATGATGGATGTAGAGCCCGCCCCGTTCTACAAGCACATCGTCCAATTCGAGGGCAATGCCGATCGGCTTCAGAAATACGAAGTGCGGTATCCCTGCCATGCCTTGATCCGCTCGATATTTACTCCGGCCGGCACCGGTGGATCGGAAGATGCATTGCATAAAGATGCGTTTGTCATGGACAGCTACAACTTCATGACGCCGACAACGGAAGATGAAACCAGATATTACTGGTTCCAGCTGCGAAATATCCGTGCTGATGACGACGAATTGTCAGCCCGAATGAGTGACGCTGTGAAGGGCGTATTTGAAGAAGACATCGTCATTCTGGAAGCGGTGCAGACCGGTCTGTCCGAAGAACGCAATCCGCATATCGACCTGAGCATAGACGGCGGACCGCTGCGGTTCCGCCGCGAGCTGGAGGCATTAATCGTCGCGGAACAGCAGTCCGGCGCTGCGGCGGAGGCCTGA
- a CDS encoding ABC transporter permease, giving the protein MQSILRLVAGRLGLGLVTLVVVSAIIFFAVEMLPGDIADAMLGQSATQETTDALRRELGLDRPAIVRYFDWILNAFQGNFGMSLATKRPIAELVGVRAWNTFFLAGYAAAIAVPLAVTLGILAALYRNSWFDKLASYSTLGAISFPEYFIAYVLLIIFSVHFGIFPSIAQVDPSTPFMTRLYVCFLPAMTLVLIVVAHMMRMTRAAIINLLAQPYIEMAHLKGAKQWWVIVLHALPNALAPIINVIAINLAFLIVGVVLVEVVFVYPGLGQLLVDSVAKRDVTIVQSACLIFAAVFITLNLLADVLAIVTNPRLIHPR; this is encoded by the coding sequence ATGCAAAGCATCCTCCGTCTTGTAGCCGGGCGTTTGGGGCTTGGTCTGGTCACGCTGGTTGTCGTTTCGGCTATCATCTTCTTTGCAGTGGAGATGTTGCCCGGAGATATTGCTGACGCCATGCTGGGTCAGTCGGCGACCCAGGAAACCACCGACGCACTGCGCCGGGAACTTGGGTTGGACCGGCCGGCCATCGTTCGATACTTTGATTGGATCCTGAATGCGTTCCAAGGCAATTTCGGCATGTCGCTGGCGACCAAAAGGCCGATTGCAGAACTTGTCGGGGTTCGCGCCTGGAACACGTTCTTCCTAGCGGGTTATGCTGCGGCGATTGCGGTCCCGCTGGCCGTTACGCTGGGTATTCTGGCCGCGCTATACCGAAACTCCTGGTTCGACAAGCTGGCTTCCTATTCAACACTCGGCGCGATTTCATTTCCGGAATATTTCATCGCCTATGTTCTGTTGATCATCTTCTCGGTTCATTTCGGCATCTTCCCCAGTATCGCACAGGTCGACCCTAGTACGCCCTTCATGACAAGGCTCTACGTTTGTTTCCTTCCGGCAATGACGCTGGTTCTGATCGTCGTCGCGCACATGATGCGGATGACGCGCGCTGCCATCATCAATCTCCTTGCTCAGCCCTATATCGAAATGGCGCATCTGAAAGGTGCCAAACAGTGGTGGGTGATTGTGCTGCATGCGCTCCCCAACGCACTGGCCCCGATCATTAACGTGATTGCGATCAACCTCGCTTTCCTGATCGTTGGCGTCGTTCTGGTCGAGGTCGTCTTTGTCTATCCTGGGCTGGGCCAGCTGCTGGTCGACTCGGTCGCGAAACGGGACGTAACGATTGTTCAGTCCGCCTGCCTGATCTTCGCCGCCGTCTTCATCACGCTGAACCTTTTGGCGGATGTACTGGCCATCGTTACCAATCCCCGCCTGATCCATCCGAGGTAA
- a CDS encoding 2Fe-2S iron-sulfur cluster-binding protein, with translation MAANFRRFRVFRKKRESDSITSFELVPIDGGQLARFRPGQHLTLKIPGADGEIARNYSLSGDANRTDLYRLTIKRETASPTVPGARDGIGSCYMHDQLNEGDEITATGPRGDFLLDLESTRPVILLSGGVGLTPVVSMLHSLAAAGRPAWFIHACDSGAHHALRDEVLRLAEAENVEVRFAYRSPTEEDRTANAFHFEGMITRDILRNLLPLDDYEVYMCGPVPFMRAMYQILQSLGVAKDCINYEFFGDARTLEDANGAAPSPPVKAAAVPDRSNGAVSDGIPVTFAKSGVSVVWDGTSDSLLDLAERSGLEPEFSCRTGICNTCLCDISAGEVEYTEDPLDDPEPGQVLLCCSKPRGPVVLDI, from the coding sequence ATGGCGGCGAATTTCCGTCGGTTCCGAGTTTTTCGCAAGAAACGGGAAAGCGACAGCATCACGTCTTTCGAGCTCGTCCCTATCGACGGCGGACAACTGGCGCGCTTTCGGCCTGGCCAGCATTTGACACTGAAAATCCCCGGCGCAGATGGAGAGATTGCGCGCAACTACTCGTTGTCCGGTGATGCCAACCGGACCGACCTGTATCGGCTGACGATCAAGCGGGAGACCGCATCGCCGACTGTGCCGGGTGCGCGTGACGGAATTGGTTCGTGTTATATGCATGATCAGCTGAACGAAGGGGACGAAATCACCGCCACCGGCCCGCGCGGCGATTTCCTTCTCGACTTGGAAAGCACGCGCCCCGTTATTCTTCTGAGTGGCGGGGTCGGCCTGACACCGGTTGTTTCGATGCTGCATAGCCTGGCTGCGGCCGGCAGGCCCGCATGGTTCATCCATGCCTGCGACAGCGGCGCACATCATGCTTTGCGTGACGAGGTTCTGAGGCTTGCCGAGGCCGAAAACGTGGAAGTGCGTTTTGCCTATCGGAGCCCCACGGAAGAAGACCGCACAGCGAATGCGTTTCATTTTGAGGGCATGATCACGCGCGATATCCTGCGGAACCTGCTGCCTCTTGATGATTACGAAGTCTACATGTGCGGGCCTGTGCCGTTCATGAGGGCGATGTATCAAATCCTGCAATCACTCGGGGTCGCCAAGGACTGTATCAACTATGAGTTCTTCGGGGATGCGCGCACTCTCGAAGATGCAAACGGTGCAGCGCCATCGCCTCCAGTCAAAGCGGCGGCTGTTCCGGATCGGTCAAATGGTGCGGTAAGCGACGGCATACCCGTCACCTTTGCGAAATCCGGCGTCTCGGTTGTCTGGGACGGAACCTCTGACTCCCTTCTCGATCTGGCGGAAAGGTCTGGCCTAGAGCCGGAATTCAGCTGCAGAACCGGGATCTGCAACACCTGCCTTTGTGACATTAGCGCAGGTGAAGTGGAGTATACCGAGGACCCCTTGGACGATCCTGAACCCGGCCAAGTTCTGCTGTGCTGTTCCAAACCAAGAGGCCCGGTGGTTCTGGATATCTGA